The Micromonospora sp. NBC_00421 DNA window AGGGGCTGGCGGTGACGCACTTCCCGTACGAGTGCAGTCGGCTCCCGGAGGAGACGGTGTCGCGGTTGTTCTCGCGCCTGGGCATCGGCCACCTGTACCGGCCGGAGATGCTCACCGGCTGGGGCGCGGCCGGCGATCTCAACTCCGACCAGTCGAAGATCCACAACCCGGTCGAGCCGGAGCCGTACGTCGTGCCCGGCCTGCACGGCAACGCCGACGAGTACCGCTTCCGGGACCGGCAGGTGACCGTCCTCACCGAGCCGGAGCTGGCCGTGGCGGACAGCCCCGAGGTGGTCGGGTCTTACCAGGTCTCGGTGGACAGCTGTGTCCAGGAGTTGGACCTGCCCGCGCCGCTGCGGGACAGGGTCTTCGGCTGACCCCGATGGCCACCTCCACCGCCGGTACCGGGCAGCTGCGCGAGGCCGCACTCGCCCGACTGCGCATCGCCCGGCTGTTCCCCGCCGCCGGGCCGGGCTGGAGTGCCGTCGCGCTCGCGCTCAGCGTGGCCCGGGGGGTGCTGCCTGTCGGGTTCGCGCTCGCCGTCAGCACCACCGTCGGCCGGATCGGGCCGGTGCTGCACGGCACCGCCGGGCAGGGCGAGGTGTGGTGGCCGCTGGCCGTCGCCGGTGCGGCGCTGATCGCGCTGCAACTGGCCGAGGCGGCGCAGAAGGCCGTCGCCGAGCAGCTCGCCCGACGGGTCGACGGGCACATGTACCGGCGGCTGATCGCCGCGTCACTGTCGACGCGGGAGATCACCCCGCTGGAGGACCCGGCGGTCCTGGACGAGCTGGGCGAGGCCGGGCACGAGCTGCGGTTCGCGTTCCGCACCCCCGGGGCGGCGTACGCCGGGCTGATCGCGCTGGTCGGGCCGTACACCCAGGTCGTCGGGTTCACGGTGGTGGTCGCGGCGGTGCTCGGGCCGTGGGCGGCGCTGGCGATGCTGGTGGTGGTGCTGCTGTTCCGTCACGGCCAGCGCGGTGGGCTACGCCGCTACGCCCGGGTGATCCGGGACGTCGCGGACCTGCGCCGGGAGAGCCGTTACCTGCGCGGGCTGGCGATGGGCCCGGCTGCCGCCAAGGAGCTGCGCGTCTTCGGCCTGACCGGCTGGTTGACCGAGCGCTACCGGCAGGTCTACCGCCGCGCGCTGGCCCCGGTGTGGGCCGAGCGCCGGCGCATCTACCTGCGGCCCTACCTGGGGTACACGGCCGTCGGGCTGGTCGGGGTGGCTGCCGTGCTGGCGCTGGCCGGGGCCCGCGCCGCCGACGGGGTGATCGGCCTGGCCGGGCTGGCGCTGGTGCTCCAGGCGGTGATGGCGCTGATCCGGCTTGGCGAGTTCTATCCGGACTCCGACACCCAGACCCAGTACGGCATGAACGCCGAGACGGCCGTGACGGCGTTCGAACGGGCCATGGACCGCTACGCCGAACCGGCCGACACCGGCCGGGCGGCCGGACCGTCCGCCACCGTCGCCCCGGCGATCGACTTCACAGGCGTACGGTTCGGCTACCCCGGGGCGGCCCGGCCGGTGCTCGACGGCCTGGACCTGCACATCCCCGCCGGCCGGTGCACCGCCCTGGTCGGCGTGAACGGCGCCGGCAAGACCACCCTGGTCAAGCTGCTGGCCCGGCTCTACTCGCCAGGCGCCGGCACGGTACGCGCCGACGGTGTCGACCTCGCCGACCTGCCCGCCCGGGACTGGCAACGCCGGATCGCCGTGGTGTTCCAGGACTTCGTCCGCTACGAACTCTCGGCCGCCGCCAACATCGGCTTCGGCGCGGTCGAACACCTCGACGACCGGGCCGGGATCCTGCGCGCGGCGGAGGCGGCGGGGCTGCTCGACACCCTCGACGCCCTGCCGGACGGCCTGGACACGGTGCTGTCCCGGGCCTACGAGGGTGGCCTGGACCTGTCCGGCGGGCAGTGGCAGCGGATCGCCATCGCGCGTGCCCTGTTCGCGCTCTACCACGGCAGCACCGTGCTCGTGCTCGACGAGCCCACCGCCGCGCTGGACGTACGCGCCGAAGCCGAGTTCTTCGGCCGGTTCGCCGAGCTGACCCGGGGCCGGACGACGATCCTCATCTCGCACCGGCTGTCCAGCGTCCGGCTGGCCGACCGGATCGTCCTGCTCGACCAGGGGCAGGTGGTCGAGCAGGGCAGCCACGACGAGCTGGTTGCCGCGGGCGGCCGGTACGCCGCCATGTTCGCCCTCCAGGCGGAGCGCTTCGCCGACGACAGCCCGCTGACACAGGTACCGGGGTGAGGCGATGTTGACGGCGATCACCGGGCTGATGCGGCTGTCGTGGCGGCAGGACCGCCGCAAGATGGCAGTGGCGTTGGCCCTGATGGCGGGCAACGCGGTCGCGCTGCCGCTGGCCGCGGTGGCGCTCCGGCACCTCACCAACGCGGCGGCTGCCGGTCACGCCGGGACGGCCGCCTGGTCCGGCCTGGCCGTCGCGGTGGCCGCGATCGCGGCGCTCACCTGCGCGCACTTCGCCCACATCGGCTACTTCGAGGTGTCCGAGCTCAACGTGCTCAGCACCGACGAGCAGCTCATCGGGATCAGCAACGACACCCCGTACCTCGACCACCACGAGCGGCCCGACAGCGCCGACCGGATGGCCCTGGCCCAGGACGAGTTGCAGCGCATCGGCGAGGGGTTGCAGGCGCTGCTGACCGGCGGCTCGCTGGCCGTCAGCCTGCTGCTGACCACAGTGCTGCTCACCCTGGTCCACCCGGCGCTGGTGCTGCTGCCGCTGCTTGCCGCCCTGCCGGTGCTGGCGGCGCGGCGGGCCCAGGCCGCCGCCGACCGGGCGCGCGAGGAGAGCATCGTCGACACCCGGCAGGCCCGGCACCTGTTCGAACTGACCACCGACGCGGCCTCGGCCAAGGAGCTGCGGCTGCTGGGCCTGGTCGGGCACCTGCAACAGCGTTACGCCGGGCACTGGCGGCGGGCCACCGCCCGGATCTGGCGGGGCGAGCTGGCCGCCGGGTGGTGGCGCGCGGCCGGGCAGGGCGTGTTCGGCCTCGGGTACGTCGCCGCGCTGGTCCTGGTCGTCCACGACGCGATCAGGGGCCACGCGGACGTCGGCGACGTGGTGCTGGCCATCCTGCTCGCCTCGCAGCTCAACCAGCAGGTGGCTGCCGCCGTGACGATCACCCAGCAGCTCGTACGCAGCGGCCGGTCCCTGCGCCGGCTGGACGAGGTGCGTGAGCTGGTGCCGCAGCCGGTGCCGCCGCCCGACGCGCCGGCCACCCCGCTGCGCCCGCCCGCACGCCTGCTGGAGGGCATCCGCCTGCGGAACGTCACCTTCGGCTATCCCGGCGCGGCCGGGCCGGTGCTCCGCGACGTCGACCTGCTGCTGCCCGCCGGCT harbors:
- a CDS encoding ABC transporter ATP-binding protein, which encodes MATSTAGTGQLREAALARLRIARLFPAAGPGWSAVALALSVARGVLPVGFALAVSTTVGRIGPVLHGTAGQGEVWWPLAVAGAALIALQLAEAAQKAVAEQLARRVDGHMYRRLIAASLSTREITPLEDPAVLDELGEAGHELRFAFRTPGAAYAGLIALVGPYTQVVGFTVVVAAVLGPWAALAMLVVVLLFRHGQRGGLRRYARVIRDVADLRRESRYLRGLAMGPAAAKELRVFGLTGWLTERYRQVYRRALAPVWAERRRIYLRPYLGYTAVGLVGVAAVLALAGARAADGVIGLAGLALVLQAVMALIRLGEFYPDSDTQTQYGMNAETAVTAFERAMDRYAEPADTGRAAGPSATVAPAIDFTGVRFGYPGAARPVLDGLDLHIPAGRCTALVGVNGAGKTTLVKLLARLYSPGAGTVRADGVDLADLPARDWQRRIAVVFQDFVRYELSAAANIGFGAVEHLDDRAGILRAAEAAGLLDTLDALPDGLDTVLSRAYEGGLDLSGGQWQRIAIARALFALYHGSTVLVLDEPTAALDVRAEAEFFGRFAELTRGRTTILISHRLSSVRLADRIVLLDQGQVVEQGSHDELVAAGGRYAAMFALQAERFADDSPLTQVPG
- a CDS encoding ABC transporter ATP-binding protein, producing the protein MLTAITGLMRLSWRQDRRKMAVALALMAGNAVALPLAAVALRHLTNAAAAGHAGTAAWSGLAVAVAAIAALTCAHFAHIGYFEVSELNVLSTDEQLIGISNDTPYLDHHERPDSADRMALAQDELQRIGEGLQALLTGGSLAVSLLLTTVLLTLVHPALVLLPLLAALPVLAARRAQAAADRAREESIVDTRQARHLFELTTDAASAKELRLLGLVGHLQQRYAGHWRRATARIWRGELAAGWWRAAGQGVFGLGYVAALVLVVHDAIRGHADVGDVVLAILLASQLNQQVAAAVTITQQLVRSGRSLRRLDEVRELVPQPVPPPDAPATPLRPPARLLEGIRLRNVTFGYPGAAGPVLRDVDLLLPAGCTVAIVGENGAGKTTLVKLLNRFYEPDRGAIEVDGVDLRHLDLAAWRERTTAAFQDYARPELTARLAVGIGDLPRATDDDAVRTGLARAHSDVVDRLPYGLDTRLGRSHADGGVDASGGQWQQLALGRAMMRDAPLLMVLDEPASALDAEAEHRLFARYADGAARVAADSGGVTVFVSHRLSTVRSADLIIVIGDGGVREMGTHDELIRLDGIYATLYATQATAYR